Within the Terriglobales bacterium genome, the region CGGCAGCAGAGCCGCGAGCAGGCGCTCGCGAAGCGTTCCGCCGGCGCGGCGCGACCACCAGGCTCCCAGAGCGCCCACGATCGGTAGGGGAAAGAACCAGGGCAGGTAGAACGCGATCCCAGCGATCCCAAACTCCGACGCCCGCCATACGTACTCCGGCTTCAGGCCGGCGCGCACCATCATAGCCTGCGCCAGATAAGAAAAGAGGCAAGTCAAAGCCCCGGGGAGCCAGAGAGCCCGAGTGCGGTGGTTCATAGGATCCTCCTTGCTGTGTTGCAGGTCGCGGCGGAAGCGCTGCCAGTCGGGGACCTGGGCCAGGGTGGAGTGCACGGCCTCGTCGGCCGGGACGCCGGCCTCGGCCCGCTCGCGGCATTCGTCTTCGAAGTGGGCGGCCAGTTCGGCGACCACCTCGTCTTCCATCTGGGGAGAGAGGCGGAGCGGGCCCAGGCGCGCGCGCAGGAGGACTTGCCAATCAGGCATCGGCCACCCCCGCCAGGCGGTCCAGCGCCTGGAAGAAAGCGCCCCATTGGCGGCGCAGCGGCGCGAGCTTCTTCTTGCCTTCCGGGGCCAGGCGGTAGTAGCGGCGGCGGCGCCCGCCGACCTCCTCCCAGTAGCCCTTCACCCAGCCGCGCTTCTCCATGCGGTAGAGCAAGGGGTAGAGGGAGGCGACGTCGAAGCGCAGCACGCCTTCGGTCTCGCTCGCGATGCGGCGGGCGATCTCGTAGCCGTGAAGGGGGCCGCGGGCCAGGAGCGCCAGGATGGCCAGTTCGGCGCTGCCCCGCTTGATGTTGGCGTTCACCGTGGACATATGGACTCCTATATATTGGCTTCTTATATATAGGCCCCGGCGCGATGTCAAGCGCTTTCTGCGCTTTCCTGCCCCGGCGGGCGGGCGGCGGCCGGATGGTAGAATCAAGAGAATCGCATGCCGGAAAGGGAATCAACCGTAGGAGTGCTGGAGCCCGAGACCCGGAAGAGCACCCGCACCAAGGTGGGCTTCGTCAGCCTGGGCTGTCCCAAGAACCTGGTGGACAGCGAGGTGATGATGGGCCTGCTGGCGGAAGCGGGGGCCGAGATCACCGCGCGCGCCGAGGACGCCGACGTGCTTGTGGTCAACACCTGCTCCTTCATCGAGAGCGCGCAGCAGGAGTCGGTGAACGCCATCCTGGAGATGGCGCAGCATAAGAGCGCGGGCCGGGTGAAGAAGCTCATCGTCGCCGGATGTCTGGTGGAGCGCTACCGCGCGCAGATCCAGCAGGACATCCCGGAAGTGGACGCGGTGGTGGGCACGGGCGAACTGGAGCAGATCCTGGCGGCCGCTGGGATCGCGCAGCCGAGGGCGGCTGTGCCACACAGTCCCTTCACCATCTTGCAGTCGCGACCGGAGGGCGCGGCGCGCGCCGAGAAGGGCCGCTTCTCGCGGGCAGATTGGGAGGGCGCCGCTGCTTCCCTGCCCCAGTACCTCTACGACGAAAGCACACCGCGGTTGCTGGCCACGCCCCGGCACTCCGCCTACATCAAGATCGCGGAGGGCTGCGACCATCCCTGCAGCTTCTGCATCATCCCGCAACTGCGCGGGAAGTTCCGCTCGCGGCGCTTCGAATCGGTGGTGGCGGAGGCGGAGGGGCTGGCGCGCGCGGGTGCGCGCGAGATCACTCTCATCGGGCAGGACACCACCTGCTACGGCGAGGACCTGGGCTTGAAGGACGGCCTGGCGCTGCTCTTGGAGCGGCTGGCGCGGGTCGAGGAATTGCGCTGGGTGCGCTTCCTCTACGCCTATCCCAACAAGATCACGGGGCGGCTGCTGGAGGCG harbors:
- a CDS encoding helix-turn-helix transcriptional regulator, with product MSTVNANIKRGSAELAILALLARGPLHGYEIARRIASETEGVLRFDVASLYPLLYRMEKRGWVKGYWEEVGGRRRRYYRLAPEGKKKLAPLRRQWGAFFQALDRLAGVADA
- the rimO gene encoding 30S ribosomal protein S12 methylthiotransferase RimO, producing the protein MPERESTVGVLEPETRKSTRTKVGFVSLGCPKNLVDSEVMMGLLAEAGAEITARAEDADVLVVNTCSFIESAQQESVNAILEMAQHKSAGRVKKLIVAGCLVERYRAQIQQDIPEVDAVVGTGELEQILAAAGIAQPRAAVPHSPFTILQSRPEGAARAEKGRFSRADWEGAAASLPQYLYDESTPRLLATPRHSAYIKIAEGCDHPCSFCIIPQLRGKFRSRRFESVVAEAEGLARAGAREITLIGQDTTCYGEDLGLKDGLALLLERLARVEELRWVRFLYAYPNKITGRLLEAMAAHEKICSYMDVPLQHASAAVLKRMQRGGGAELFLRSIEKMRRAVPGLTLRTTFIVGFPGETERDFEELCEFVRAAEFDWLGAFGYSDEEGAAAHALDRKLPRPEIERRRKHLMKVQQAISRRKKKALVGREFELLLEGESEESEWLWEGRTAMHAPEIDGKVYVNDLGRHAQARAGEFYRCRVTEAHDYDLVAELL